From the Melospiza georgiana isolate bMelGeo1 chromosome 4, bMelGeo1.pri, whole genome shotgun sequence genome, the window GAAGCAATGCATCTCTCCAGCAGCTAAGGCTACTGCAACCACACAAAGATTATCCTCTCATgcctagtttaaaaaaatgtttctaatttTCATGATGCTGCTTGGCCTGGAGAAAGGCCATCTGAAAGGAGGATTAACATTGTGGATGAAATCTTTAATGAATACTTAAGGTCCCTTGGCAGAACAGAACCACTAAGGATAGAGAAGTACATTTTGGTTGAGAGTCTTTTTCTAAGTGTTTTTCTGGTACTGCAAAATTAAAGTCTTAAAGCAGCTTAGGATCATCAGAAATTTTATGGCCTTTAACTCTGAGTAAATGGTATATTTACATGACGTAAATTTTTATCATACTGTTTCTCACCTAAAAATATGAGATTACATAGAGCTAGGctaaaaagtaacaaaaattaACTGGTACTGTAACATTCTGCTGCAAGACTTTGAAATGGGGAGCAAAATTCTGGTGTAAAAAATGTTTCTCATATTAACTGATGCAAACCAGGACTAATAGGAACAATGAGAAGAGGATATAAGTGCCTTCGTGAATTATAACAACAAGGATGGGTTGAAATTGGTTTCAGGTTTTAATTTTGTACTAACTAGAGGTTTTTGGATCAGATCTTTATAGATCACTTTCTCTGTACACAGGGAGAACAAGAACATGTCTTGTGAACGCCAGACAGAAAATGACTTGCATGAAGCTCCAGACGTGTTTGTGCACTGGGTCTGCCGCAGGACTACAGACTATTTAGGAATAGGGATAAAGGATACTTACGGCTTCAGGCCTAAAAATGGAACAGATATTAATCAAACAGAACTGCATGTTGATCTTTTCCAAAATGGTAAGGCTTAAAATACCAAATTCTTGTTTCCCAATGAACTTTATTTGCTGTTCATCTGGAATTGTGAAAACTGCCAAAGAACTCCACATTGCGAGGGTTGGGTAGGGAGAGAAGGCAGCAAGTTTGTGAGAGCAGCTGGATGTGGTATCATCTCAGGAGCTAGTAAAGCAGGAGGTACCTGGTCTGTCAGGGATAAGATACTCTGGAAATGGGGAAGCTTACCTAGAtgttttcttcccctctttGTGTCATTTCCTCATTATCTCCTCTCATGCATTGTACCTTCACCTTCCAGTTCGGCCCCTCCCACCTCAAAACCTCTCAGTCAGCCCAATGACATCAGGGGACTTCTTGCTGACCTGGGAAACAGCCGATGGaagccaggggctgggcagtgcaCTGGACTATGAAGTCACTTACAAGCGGCAGTGGGAGTCCTGGGAGGTaagagcagaggagctgagctgtccTGATTTGGGCTGCACCAATTTGGGCAGTTCAAAGTCTGTGGAAAAAGTTCAGTGAATGTGAACAGATACAAGTGTTGTTTTGGGTCAGGTGGAAGGGGCTCTCTTTCTGTTAGCAAGTGACTTGTCCTGTGAAATGCCATTTTTCCTGAACTGAATGCAAAGATATCTTCTCCACTCAAAGAAACCCCCAACCATTGTACTTAGAGTTGGATTTGAATCCCTCTTAAACTAAATTAAATCATGTTCAAACAGGAGGCTGTAGGTTCAAATGGggaaaacagcaaaatacaTTTGAAGTTGCTCCCCCTTTGAGACAGatatgttttgggtttttcttttttttcttttttttttctttttttttttttgtttaagttTTTAGGAGTCCATATCCTTTGCTCTATCATTTCCCTAGATCTGCACATGTGTCTGCTCTGTACCTGTCAGACTGATCTTTAGATTTTAAGGGAATTATCTTGGCCAGATTCCCACATAATTCTGCACTGAGCAGTGCTATGAACATGTGTAGCTGGAGCTGAAGACAGTCTGGACTTTGCAAGCTGCAGGAGTTTGCTACTTGTTGTGGGGGGAGATTGTGCCTGACAGTAGCCATGCCTCACCTGTcttgagctgtgctgcagcacacgCTGGAGCCCTCTTGTGTGGCAGTGAGGAGACAGTGCATGGCAGCATGTGCATGGACCATCGCACTTGTGGGACTGTTTGAGATGCAGCCTGGCAGTCCACTCCTCCTCTCACTCTTTCCCTGTCTTCCCTGCACCTCTCCCTCCCCAATGTCCCAAtttcctccatcccttcctctCTCCCAACAACAGGAAGCTGCCTCACTCTTGCTCTCCAGCACCACCCAGTGCAGTCTCAGGCCTGAGGACCTTGTCCCAGGGAGCAGCTACGTTGCCCGTGTGCGAGCCAGACCAGGGCAGgccagcagcttctctgggcagtaCAGCGAGTGGAGCACGGAGGTGTCATGGAAGACCCCTGAAGGTAGCATGGGAGGGAATGGGACTGGAAACTGAGAAGCCAGAGCTTTCCTGTCACTAACCTTGCACTTGTGTTCTCTGAAGGTGGCCTTCAGCCCAGGAACCTTCGCTGCCTCTTCAATGGTAGAGATTGTCTGACGTGCAGTTGGGAAGTGAAGAAAGTGATCACCACCTCTGTCCTCTTTGGCTTGTTCTTCAGGGCCACCCCAGAATCACAGTATGTGCTCTGTCCATGTCTGTGTATCTGTGCCTCTCCCATGGGGCTTCTGCCTGTCCGACTCCCCTGATTCCCATTCatcctctttcttctcctcagaGAAGAGGAGTGCTCTCCTGTGCATGAGAAGACTTTGCCCAACACCCTATATGTGGTCCAGAGCTGTGAGATCCCTGTTAGCAATTCTAGCAGCCAGAGCCTGTACCATGTATCTGTCCGGGCCAAGACAGAGGAAAAGATGATTGAAGCCCACAAAAACAGTGAGTTCCTGTGTTGTTTCCTGCTTCTCCTTCTTGTTTCTTGGAGAGATGCCTGTCTGAGCAAGTGGGGCTGAGGACAGTGGTGTTGAGGAAAAGTGAGTGGGAAGTGGAAGAAACAATCACTGATGAAGAAAGGGACTGTATTAGGTCAGAGCTCTGGAGTGTAGGTGTGGAGTTCCTCAGTGGCACTTGCTACTCTGAGGAAGGTGACAGTGATGGAAACTGTTGTGCAGAAATCCAGGTTGTGACCTGGAGCTTCTCAGTGAGCATTTGCCATCCTGCTGACTTCTCTGTGATTCACATTCATGAGTGTCCCAGGTGACAGGGGACTATGGTGAGAGGTGTCTATAGTGAGTAGGAGTGTGTCACTATGTGATTTCTCAAGAAGTCAGTGAGCTCTTGTGGGTTTGTGCAATGGCCCCTGGAACCCTGGATGAGGTAGGAATCCTTTTCCCAGTGAGGTGTACCAGGTAGGCTATCTCTGCCCCACATGTATCTGAAGGTATTTGGGTGACTTCTTAAACTCTAAAActagggcagctcctgcagtgggTGAAAATATCAGGAGGTAGCTccaaaaactgaaaatttctgGAAATGTGGTGGACAAGTACAGATATTTCAACTattgctttgctgcttttctgtacACAGGGAGCACTCTCAGTATTCATGGGTATGGATTTTCTGTTATTTAATACTCTTGTATACCATTAATATTGTTGTATTTGACTAGAAAATGAAGATGCAGAGAGTTAAGAAGTGTTAAAAAGCTGAGCCATTTTACATTGCACTTAACAACCTTGTTTTCAGTCCCAGGAAATGATTCACAATGTGGAAAGAGACCAGTAGGTTGGTAAGTGCTCTGAGACATTCAGTGTGTTTCAGTCCAGGTGCTGCCGCCTGCAAATGTGTCAGTAACAGCAACAGGGAACCAAGAGTATGAACTAAGGTGGAAAAAACACAATTTGAAGTACAACTTCATACCACAGAGATACCAAGTCAAGTACTGGGAAAACAACCGATATGAAAAGGTAACTTACAAAGTGCAGGAGTCATGGATATTTCTTCACTGGTCAAATGGAAAGACAGTTCTTCTCACCTCTGTCATTTGTGcttcttccctctccccagACTTTCCAGGTGTTAAATATCAGCAATGATGAACCTCCCTTCATCTTCACCCTGCAGATGCTGGCAGCATCTACAGAATATAGGGGGAAAATGCGTGCAAGGGTAAATAAGTCTCCAGACTATGAGGGACCTTGGAGTGAATGGAGTGAGGAGTTCACCTGGAAGACTGAGAATGGTACTTTCCATGCTTCTATCAGGTTTTGGTGGACTGCTAATGGCTGGAATGGCTCTTTAGTATAACACATTGTCTCAGCTAGGGTTGGAGTGAGGTGCAGCCATGGCCTAGTTAGAGTCACTATCAACAATGCTAGGGAAGGAAGTGAATGACCTTTTAAGCTTCTTTCTTGATTGCCTTCATAAGGTGAGTACAACTAACTGTTACCGGGCTTGCAATGGtttttcagggtgaagagagagacgagaatcttgatcgcatgatcagaaggctggattcattattttatgatatataatacattaagactatactaaaaggaatagagacagaagttcagaagctgctaagctaagaatagaaaaggaatcaATAAACAagggagctctctctgattctgtcccagagaaaGCTCAGTCTCTGATTTGCCCTTAATTGTACACAAGCAACATGGGCCAATtacaggtgcacctgttgcatttcacagcagcagataaccattgtttacattcttcttctggggcctcagcttcccagaagagggaaaaatcctaaagaaaggatttttatgaaaagatgtctgtgacaactAAACATAAAGTTTTCCATGTGGAGAATGAATCAAAAACATCCTGCCCAAAAGATTATCATTATTTTCTGATTCCAGTAATCCATTCTGCTGTCAGTGACTAAAGAGCCTGATACTTTAAGAAGATAAGACATCAGCTTTATATATTTGCAGAGTGACTATAAGGTTGTGTAAAACACACAATGGAATCTGCTGGAGATAAAATCTTTACATGTTTTTGCGGTTTATGGTCTTGGAGGCAGAGTATCTGCCTTCATACAATCTTTTGCCCAAAGTAATATGATCTTGCATGATTTGTCCTGAGGAAGGTTGTAGTGATTATACTGTGAGCAAATTTTGATACACGTATTCAGGAAGAAAATAGTGTGCTGTTGTGGCTGTTGGCAGGGGGAGCTCTCAGAAAATCTCTGAGACCCCATTTCCTCAGAACTGTGCAGAGTCAGGCAGGCTTAAGATGTCTGAAGCCATGCCTGTTGTTCATAGTGCAATTAGGTTCATAACTATCATTTCATTAGCTTAAAATGTTTAATTCTGATGTTAGTAGAAGCTAAGAAGTGAATCAGTAAAGGAAACAATGAACTCCTTTGGTCAGTGTGCTGTTCAGGGCACATTTGGCCTGTCCCACTTTGGAAGATATTCCAACAGTTTGAAGGCCCTATGATCCTGTTCCTCCACATATCAAATTCCCTGAATAGTGGCCAGAATGAAAAACCTGTTGCAGGAAATAGTCACTCTGCAGGTGGAtagattttctcttttctctgtttcagtTCTGCCACCTGTGGTTCTCCCAGTGATGCTCCCAGCTCTCATCATCACTTTGCTGATAGTTGCTTATTGCAGCTATAAGTATTTCCTCAGGTAGGCTTGCATTGCATCAGGGAGACTTAACAGCCCATGTGGGTGGCATGAAGTCTGAGGCACTTCTTGTCCCCCAGGAGAGAGGTCTGTGTGGAGATGGGCCTTGCTGGGCAGCCTTGAGcatggctgtgcagggaagagAGCTGGGTGGGGCTGCGGCGTTGCcttggctgtgccctgctgtgctgagcagcacgCTCTGTGTGGTGCAGCCTTTTCTGGTAGCAGCAAATTGAGAAGCAAATCTTGAAAGCTGTTCTTGCTGCAGGAAGAAGAAATTGTGGGAAGAAAAGATTCCGAACCCCAGCAAGAGTCTCCTGATCCAGGGCTATCTGGGGGTAAGAGGGAACTGTACTTTGAAGGATTAagtatttctctttctttttcaggaCTTCCAATAATCTTAAGAgctctttttgttttctagtCCACAATTAACAGATACATTCATTTATCTATTACTTGTTTTTAGAAGTTCTGGTCCTACTCAATATAACAGTGCTCTTATATTTAGCAGACCTCTTTGTGCTGTGCTTGTCAATACAACTGTGATTTAAAATCAATATAGAAAAATTTTCAGTACTTTAAAATTTCCTGCGCCTTGCTTTTAAAAGGGAGTTCTTAAAACCTGCCCAGCACTTATGGGCTCACTAACTCTCAAAAGCAGGTTCCTAGGGTACGCTGCCAAGTAGCTCCCTGAGCAGCTTGAAGTTTGCTCTCTTGAAGACCAGAGTAGTAACTCTactgctccttttttttttttttccattactcTGAAAATGTTAAACTCAATCATTTTATGATCACTTTGGCCAAGACAACTACCTACTATCAAATCCCTTAGGTCCTCCATTCACAAATAACAAGTTTAGGAGGGCATCTTTCCTAGCTGGCTCACTGAGTACTTGTAGTCAGGTCAGTGATAAGGCAACACGGGTTTGAAGAAACcatcttctggagaggagaacaTACCTTTGAGTTGTATTAGTGAAGTTGTATCCCTGTTACCAGGTGCTATAGGCTCttctatttgttttcttcatccATGGGGAATGTACAATTCCCGTTTCTACTGCCAGTAAGATACTGCTCTTTGGTCATGtctgctttttcattttcagaaaggaCATTTGGGGAGTTGGCCAACAAGCAACCAGCTGGACTTCAACAAATACAACCTTTCAGAGAAGATGGAGCAAGCTAGCTTCCTTCAAGTTTTGGACAAGTGAGTAAACAGCACATGATGGTGACACTGTGGATGGTCTCTAAGACCTCACTGCATCATGGCAGAATATAATCAAATGTTCTGTCACTAAAAATCCTATGCAAGTTGCTTTTGAGGAGGAGATTCAATTTTTTATTACAGGGGTAGCTGCATCtgcatgaattttttttttctaagccTGTGTGTAGCTATGTGTGTTTTCAACTAAGATTGGCTTATGTTTTGTGTTTAAAACAATAATCTCTCTCATGAACAACTTTTAACTTTCCCACATTCAGGCCGGCAAAGACTTTGGCTGAGTGCCTTGAAGGGCAGACTAAGAAGACAGATGCTTCCCCTGTTACACCTGACCTACAGAACTCATACCATGCTTTAAATGAGTCAGAGCATGCCCCAGTTGCCTGCTCAAGTCAGAGAGCTGGTCATTCCTTTCCCATTTCAAGGAGAAACAGTGCTGATGCAAGTATTGCTTCCCACACAGCAATCCCTTGCTTTGCTTTCAATGGTCCATACTTGTACAGCCCAGTGGTGTCCTCTAACCCTGACATACACCAGACCCTGGAAATGGACACTGTGGGACTCAGTAAGAAATCAGTTTCCCTTCAGTATGTGACTCTCCCAAGGGAAGACTCTCCCCAGGCcccacagagccaggagcagccagaagCAGCTCCTCCAAGGGACATGCTCCCAGATCAGAAGGAAATGATGCGGCACCTCAGTGACAAGGAAGAGGTCTCACAGGCCTCACCATCCTGTGGGGAAGGCACCAACAAGGGAACAGAGGAGCAGAACTCTCCAAAGGCTCTCAGCTGTACCACATCTCCTCAACAGTGCCCTTTGGAGTACATCACCACGGACGGCCTGGTACTGCCATCGGCCAGCACCTCCACCCATCCTCCACTTGTCGCAGCTGAGGAATCACCTTGTggctcacagcagccccagcctcccaGTGACCACTCTTGCCATGAGTCTTCTCAAGGGAAAACTGGTGTCACGATCCCAGTTTCAGGCCAAGCACCAGCCTCATCTCCTGAATTGCACCTGGATACTTTTGGCGACTATCTTACTCTGCCTGAAGGTCTCTGTGAACATTCAGAGCCCACAAAGATTTCTTTGCCTGTCTTACAGAAGGAAAATGGTATTCCTAGAAAGCAGCCTTTGTCAGAAGGTAACTTGGTGGTGTTAAACCCCGACAGCACTGAGCcagtttttctttgccaggTTGGTGACTATTGCTTCCACAGCCTAAAATCCAGTGTGAAGATGGATAATAGTCAGGAAGACCATCAAGTCATGAAACTTTCTGAAAACGAGATAACGCTTGGGCAGCCTGTATGTGATGATGAATCCATCACAGAGAATGAAAAGGATGtatggaagagggaaaaaatacaggCCATTCAGCTCTTCAAAAACCTGAAATCAGATGATTACTTTTCCTGGCAGCAATCTTTGAGGAtcaaaaaaatctgttaaatgggtaaatattaaagaatactagAGGGACAGGTAACTGAAAGAAGTTGCAACCATCTGGTGAAAATGAACCCTCAAAcctaggaaaaaataaacaccagTTCCATTTTCAAGCTTTCAGTTCAACATGCTAAAAAACGTGAAGTAGCTCAGTGTCATTCTCGGGGGTCTTCACAGATTTGGCATGAAGGACTACGCAAAAGTTGCAGTGTAgtgttttttaaactttttggCTTATCCATGATGACCAGTTTATCCTCCTCATGATCCTATAATACATCACAATCATCTTGCAATTATATCAGATTGCTTGGCAAATCTTGTGGCAGGAAGTGCAGACTTAACAGTTTGAAAAGCTATCAGAAGAAGGCAAGCTTGAAAAACTTGGAAAGAAAAGTTCTATCCTTAAAAGCCATTTTGTCTAATTTCTGTGCACTTATAAAATAGCTCTAGAAGTCACCAAGGAAATTCTGTATCTTTGCCTTTCCAATATGGCAAGAAATAGGTATTGCCTaaggtgaaaaaaaccccagacacTTATAGaagcataaataaaaaatgagaaaaagattgttgaaatacaggaaaagtTTCTTAATGTTAATGTCCAGTCTATCACAGTGGATTCAGAGGATAACAAGGAAACATTACTGGGATACATAAAGCAAGTTGTAGAGAATCATTTGGAGGAAGAAATATTACTGAAAGAAGACCCAAAGGCTCCTAAGGTTCAGTGAGAGGGAGTGGGGCAGATAACAGAAAATGGTAGGTAAGAGATGCTGGGAGGTGCACAAGCCTGTAACTGCTGTGGTTCTTCTAACCGTTGAAGTACTATATGATTTTCTTTTATGTTCATTGATTGTTTATGCATTATATACTTCATCCTAAAGTGTAATTGATTCttagtttggttttattttttcccttaaaaatgaGAGTTGAGAAAGAGGTGACCTTTTTCTCAGTTTTGCTGTATAGAAGGTGGTGCAAGGTAAGAGCATTTGTTCAGAACTGCTACTCTGCAATCAGTGAAAAGGCTTTGGCTTCAGACCTGAAGGTAGACTTGGCTTCCAAAAAAACATAtcttttttcaaatataaaatCTGTATCAATAAACATATTATTTCTTCCTATGAGTATTTTGTTTCATATGTTAAAAATATTGTGTTTACAATAAAATTACTATCAGCTCATTTGCTCAGGTCTCAAAAAATTCTATAGGTTCAACTATGCAATATATGAGATAGGACATTTTTCTCCTGACTTTGCTTATTACTTGACAGAGAAAAGAAGTTCTGTGTTTGTGCCACTTGATTCCTCCTGCTGGGTTAATGGGACTGTGCTGATTCAGAAATTACAGTGaaattatttgggtttttgGCAATTTAATCCTTGTAAATACCATTTTAAATCTGAAAGGTGTGCAAATTGAACTTGGTGCTCTTCACAGCAGAAAGCAGGCAGTTGCAGCCTCTGATAGAGAATAGTGATGAACACTTTGAGAGATTTGCAACTTAGACCTTTTGTAatcaatggatttttttttgagaatttcTTCTTTGGCCTTTTATAAGTGGCACAATTAGCTTCTTCCAGGCTGTATAATTGTGCTCTATTGAGGCATATCCTAAAAGGAGCTGTTCAAATTCATATGTAAATGTTGTATCTGAATTCATATCTTAGATATGCATCACTTTACTGGGCCTTGAATTGCTGGGGTTTAATAATCAAGAAGAATAATGAGTGGGAGAAGTTTTATTCAGCTCAGTGGCTTTTGGATAAAGCCCATTTGCATTGTCATCAGTACTCTAAGATGTGATCAGTACTCTGACAGCTCTCTGttccttctgctcctctgcacTTGGCTGGGCATTTGCAGAGGCTGATTTTGGAAACAGGATTTACAGATAAAAGCACATTTGTTATGATCCCACAGAGATGATATTATCATTTAAAGGAGCCTGGAATTTGCAGAGGAACATGCCATTGTCAGGATAGGGGAGCTGCGCAGTGGTTTGCTTTCCAGCTATAACAATTCATTTAGAGCACAATGAGTTTCTGCTCTAGGGATACTTACTTCGATATCCACCTAAGTatcattaaattaaatatgcaaTGAACGCTGGAAACAGAGCTCATAATCCATGGCTCTTCTCTGCCAGAGGAATCCACTTCTTACTGGAATCAAAACTTCTATAAACTTCACCTGTTGCTGATCCTATGAATTTTCCATTCTCCTCTGCATGAAGTCCAGAtgcagtgagggtggtgaaaaGCATTTTACAATCCTGTAGCCTGGCGATTCAAGACTTAGAAGCAGTCATGAGTCCCAGGTCTTCAACTTCCTGATCATGCTTGAGCCACAAAGTTATGTGCAAAGGCAAGttgctgctcccttccccaGTGCAAGGTACTGATAAGCAGGAGGGGAATCATCATTCTGATGATTCAGGAGCCAATTATGACATGCTTCTCTCTGTAGGGCTTCTCACTAAGTAGTTCAGCCCCTCAGCCTATATATCTGCATGATGAGTCACCAATGTTTCCTACATAGTCAAAAAACGAGTTATGAGATGATTGCAACCCTTTCCTTACTGCATACTCAAACATAAAAGATTGTGCCCATGTTTTAACAGCAGGCATTTTTCCTTGCTCTGAAGTAATCACTTTATTATTCCCTTATCATAATCTTCATCAACCAGAAACATATTGCTTGAATTTGCATGAGACTAGGGTAGGAAGTTTATTGTGACCTCAGTAGTTCTAATTAAGGTCAATGCTGAACTGGTCTACTGCTGTATTTCTGTAGGCTTGGGGGTTTTCTCTTATGTAAGGAAGGAAAATGGGGCTGAATGGTTTGCTAGAAAAAGAAACCTGTAGTGGAAAGTCCTCCAAAACCTCAAGGAACAGTAGCTGGAGAATTTCACAGAATCCTGTACCTctgctgggaaatggaaaaaaaccccacccatcCTGCAGTCCCTGCCTAGTTTCTTGTTTACAAGCACATTGTATGCACAATCTTATTCCCACAGAACTCCACtctgtctcttctcctcactccCTACATGCTCCCTTTGCTCTTACTATGGAGATGGAATTTCCTTGAAAATATTCCCATTCTGTACATGGGGAATAAGTAACACTATGACTTCATACCTCTTTTTGCCCCTTAGAAGTCCTTTCAGGCGAATGCCAGGATTCCACATGTTCCAACCCTGACGCTAACAACTCCTCATACAACACAATGGATGTTTCGGCATGAGGTTCAGTGGGTGAACCCAAACTCCTCTACAAATTTGTACAGCATGAACCAGATTTAGGCCAAAACCTTTGTAAGCTGGTTGTGTAATTTTCAGCTTGTTGGTAGGGAACCATTTGGTTCTCATTCTTGAAGGATGATTTGTTTTTCTAGAGAAGTAGTTGTAAAGCTATCTGAAACAACTAGATAGCTTTTCCTattaccttttaaaaatttttccaGCTCCTTGCTTGCAGTGTGAACATTGCAAAGGTTTGGGATGAGTACTTTTTGATCTTCTAAGCTGTTTGTCCTTCTGTGGCACTCAAAGTTACAGATTGTTGACACGCATTTTTGAGTTTATTTTGTGGACTGCAGTTTCAACCCTTGTATTCCTTGACTtctctctttgttttcctttagtcacagatttggggattttaatTAGAATAATTTTGGCAAGTTTCTGTCCTTTTCAATGCACTTCTTCTCATCTAGGAATATTTGGTGTAACCATAACCCTAGGTGCAGCAGTACAAGCAGCCTTGGGCTGAGGCTGGTGCCAAGCAGAAAGGTGTGGAGGGAGCCCTGTTGTGGTAGTCCTGTGTTCCCCTTAGCATGGCATTTGTAACTGCAGTGTTCCCAAATAAGGGAAGAAAGGGGAACAAACTCTCTGGAAGAGAGATATGATCCAATAAAATATGATTGAAGAAACCCAGAGAATTTTGAAATTGAGTGACTACAGCCAAGTATACTGAGATGAAAAgaggtgcagtgaaaaggactGAAAACTTGCCAAAAGTATTCTCGTTGAAATCCCCAAATCAGGGAGGAAAGCTAAACAAAGAGACAGGAGAAGAAACTGATGATATTCAATGCTTAAGAGAAAAAGAGACAATTCTGAATCAAAGTGAAAGCAATAAAAGTGGATGGGGATGGCATTAAGTGCAGGAATCTGGATGGAAACTTGCCCAGTTGATCCTCATTGGAATCCCAAGGTATCATtcctgtagtgacaggacagtGGGCAGCAGTGTTTAACTGAAACAGGATAGATTTGGATTGgacataaggaagaaatttttacaATAGAGACAAGACAAAGAAACTGGCAGCTCAGAGAGGTTCATTAGAAGGTTCGAGGCCAGGATGGATGGGGCTTTCAGTAGCTTGGTCTAATGGAGGATGTCCTTGCCCAAGGCAGGTGGTTTGgatccttccaacccaaaccattctgtgaatctctggttctatgattctaatcTCATATCCCATTTGTACCTAATAGCTTAGTGTTTTCTCCATCATCATTAGGTTGGAGTACCCCAGAAGAAACATTGTCTCTCTCAATCATTCAGATCTCTCAGGTAAGAGATCTCTCACCACTTGGTCTGccagataattaataattattattttcctggaaaaaacaCTTAAATCCTTTCTCCAATATGAAAACTAACCAttaatttttctcattaattttctgtctttaaagGACTTCAATCTACATTATAACCTTCCTTTTATCTCTTAGTTTCTTGGAAATGCATTTTTGAGGGACTTCAAGCTCTTTAGACATCTAGGTGTGAGGCATTAATTGGATAACCCTGTGCATGTTTGCTTCTGGAGTCCTTCCAAGAACTCTATCAGTTTTATGAGGCATAAACAAGTTTCTTTTACACAGAGATGCTAATACTTCTCCAGAACATTTTTTCTCtactatttctatttttctttatagtttGTATCATCCTGTACAAAAACCAGCCTGACTGGTCATTGGTTCCCTGGATAGTTCTCTGAGTACTCCTCAAAAGCTTTGGtatttggtttttctttttctctgatgCTGAGGCCTGATAATGCCTTTTATTATTTACCTCAATTCCTTGTTCATCAATTGAATGTTTAAATTCCTTTGCAGATTTATATGATAAGAAACCAATTGAGTAATAGTATAGGTTATGCAAGGCTTGTAAAGAAAGTAAATATGTTTTCTTAAACAGTAAAATTTAGTTGCAAAAGATCATTCTAAGTTGTCATTTTTCTCTACATGTCTtgcctcatttatttttttcagaatattaaGGCTACAATAACTCTACCTTTACAGCATGGGTAGACTTACAAAAGGCCTAagttcacttttaaaatttgtatATGATGCTTTAAACAGCTCCTTTGTccactgaaaacatttcatCCTTTAACAGCTTCTTAGCCTTACTTTTGCcagtttttccttaaaacatTATTGTACTTGTGCCTTTCATTGTTTCA encodes:
- the CSF2RB gene encoding cytokine receptor common subunit beta, producing MDIKEIFILLLYLYLVFHVQAIQESIPMKSLKCYSDYNSQVTCTWMEHSEAHDLIPMILYQRDNIDMENKNMSCERQTENDLHEAPDVFVHWVCRRTTDYLGIGIKDTYGFRPKNGTDINQTELHVDLFQNVRPLPPQNLSVSPMTSGDFLLTWETADGSQGLGSALDYEVTYKRQWESWEEAASLLLSSTTQCSLRPEDLVPGSSYVARVRARPGQASSFSGQYSEWSTEVSWKTPEGGLQPRNLRCLFNGRDCLTCSWEVKKVITTSVLFGLFFRATPESQEEECSPVHEKTLPNTLYVVQSCEIPVSNSSSQSLYHVSVRAKTEEKMIEAHKNIQVLPPANVSVTATGNQEYELRWKKHNLKYNFIPQRYQVKYWENNRYEKTFQVLNISNDEPPFIFTLQMLAASTEYRGKMRARVNKSPDYEGPWSEWSEEFTWKTENVLPPVVLPVMLPALIITLLIVAYCSYKYFLRKKKLWEEKIPNPSKSLLIQGYLGKGHLGSWPTSNQLDFNKYNLSEKMEQASFLQVLDKPAKTLAECLEGQTKKTDASPVTPDLQNSYHALNESEHAPVACSSQRAGHSFPISRRNSADASIASHTAIPCFAFNGPYLYSPVVSSNPDIHQTLEMDTVGLSKKSVSLQYVTLPREDSPQAPQSQEQPEAAPPRDMLPDQKEMMRHLSDKEEVSQASPSCGEGTNKGTEEQNSPKALSCTTSPQQCPLEYITTDGLVLPSASTSTHPPLVAAEESPCGSQQPQPPSDHSCHESSQGKTGVTIPVSGQAPASSPELHLDTFGDYLTLPEGLCEHSEPTKISLPVLQKENGIPRKQPLSEGNLVVLNPDSTEPVFLCQVGDYCFHSLKSSVKMDNSQEDHQVMKLSENEITLGQPVCDDESITENEKDVWKREKIQAIQLFKNLKSDDYFSWQQSLRIKKIC